The DNA segment CACCCCTTCCCAGCCCTTCAGCGTGTGGCCGGCCTCCCGCAGCACCCAGGCGACACCCTTGAGGTATTCCCCCCACTCCGTGCCGACGCGCGACAGCGGCCCGATCTCAAAGGACAGGGACGCGCTGTAGTCGAGCGAGTGGACGACGACGCGGCCGTCCTCGCGCGGACGCAAGGCGATCCACACCTCGCGGTCGATGGCGATGGGGAGCACGAAGCCGTCGTTGTAGTCGGTGTGCTCACCGATGAGGTTGACGCGGCCCGGGGCCCGCACGACGGCGGTGGGGGCCGCGCCGAAGCGCCGGTGGAAGTCCTGCTCGACCTGTTCGCGAAGCGTCATCGATGTGTTTACCAGGGTGGGGGCGCGGCGGAGCTCACGCTCCGGAGACGGAGAAGCGGTAGACGGTGCGCGAGCGGTACTCTTCGCCAGGGCGCAGGATGGTGGAGGGGAAGGCCGGCTGGTTCGGCGAATCCGGCAGGTGCTGGGTCTCCAGCGCGAGGCCGAAGCGGTGGTGGTAGACGGCGCCCCGCTTCCCCTTCAGCGTGCCGTCGAGGAAGTTGCCGGAATAGAACTGCATGCCCGGCTCGGTGGTGTGGACCTCCATCACCCGGCCGGTGCCAGGCTCCAGCACGTGCGCGGCCAGCGTCAGCGCGCCGGGCTGGCCCCCCTTGTCGAGCACGAGGCTGTGGTCATAGCCAATGCCGTTGCGCAGCTGCTCGTCGTCCTGCTGGATGCGCGCGCCAATGGCCGTGGGCCGCCGGAAGTCGAACGGCGTGCCCGCAACGTCGCGCAGCATGCCCAGCGGGATGGACGTCGCGTCAATCGGGACGAAGCGGTCCGCGTTGAACGTGACGACATGGCCCAGGACGTCGCGCCGCCCGTCGCCCGCGAGGTTGAAGTAGCTGTGCTGCGTGAGGTTGACCGGCGTGGGCTTGTCCGTGGTGCCGTGGTAGTCGAAGACGAGCGCGTTGTCGGCGGTCAGCGTGTAGGTCACCCGCGCCGTCAGCGTCCCCGGATAGCCCTCCTCGCCGTCAGGGCTGACGTAGGTGAGGACCAGTCCCATGCCCTGGTCGTTCTCGAAGGGCGCCGCCGTCCACACCACCTTGTCGAAGCCCTTGAGCCCGCCGTGCAGGTGGTTCACCCCGTTGTTCGTCGCCAGCGTGTACTGCCGGCCATCGAGCGTGAAGCGGCCCCGCGCGATGCGGTTGCCATAGCGGCCCACGAGCGCGCCGAAGTACGGGGACTCCGCCACGTAGTCCGCCAGCGCGTCGTAGCCCAGCACCACGTCGTCGAAGCGGCCATCCCGGTCCGGCACACGCAGGCTGAGGATGATGCCGCCGTAGTTGGTGACGCGGGCCTCCATCCCCTGCCGGTTGGTGAGGGTGTAGACATCAACGGGCTGCCCGCCCGGGGCCGTACCGAAGGAACTCCGCTCCACGC comes from the Corallococcus macrosporus genome and includes:
- a CDS encoding galactose-1-epimerase, with the translated sequence MERSSFGTAPGGQPVDVYTLTNRQGMEARVTNYGGIILSLRVPDRDGRFDDVVLGYDALADYVAESPYFGALVGRYGNRIARGRFTLDGRQYTLATNNGVNHLHGGLKGFDKVVWTAAPFENDQGMGLVLTYVSPDGEEGYPGTLTARVTYTLTADNALVFDYHGTTDKPTPVNLTQHSYFNLAGDGRRDVLGHVVTFNADRFVPIDATSIPLGMLRDVAGTPFDFRRPTAIGARIQQDDEQLRNGIGYDHSLVLDKGGQPGALTLAAHVLEPGTGRVMEVHTTEPGMQFYSGNFLDGTLKGKRGAVYHHRFGLALETQHLPDSPNQPAFPSTILRPGEEYRSRTVYRFSVSGA